Proteins from a single region of Solea senegalensis isolate Sse05_10M unplaced genomic scaffold, IFAPA_SoseM_1 scf7180000014414, whole genome shotgun sequence:
- the LOC122761199 gene encoding nuclear receptor-interacting protein 3-like, with product MLSAGMRPEMRQDAADMRQQRRLKQAIQFLHKDSADLLPLDGLMMLGTSKQGQPHHILQKRLLEAKLGRMNMCGVKANSGVVLLSCSRLNSREDDEEMEEDFIHVPCTCLGQDVNVLIDTSCTLNLMSSLTVERLGLKELAVENKMETSVFPFQSKLCIHGHIKELSLTIGQLRIMCSFAILECDMPLMSLGNKTLKSLKCVIDTEKQTLVFGTAVREQVQFAKTPLSESSSDIRDLRY from the exons ATGCTCTCTGCAGGGATGCGGCCGGAGATGCGACAGGACGCTGCggacatgaggcagcagaggaggctgAAACAAGCGATCCAATTCCTCCATAAAGACTCCGCTGATCTGCTTCCTCTTGATGGACTCATGATGCTCGGGACGTCTAAACAAGGG cAGCCACACCATATCCTGCAGAAGCGCCTGCTGGAGGCCAAGCTGGGAAGGATGAACATGTGTGGAGTAAAAGCAAACAGCGGAGTGGTGCTTCTGAGCTGTAGCCGTCTGAATTCAcgtgaagatgatgaagaaatgGAGGAAGATTTCATTCACGTGCCCTGTACa TGCCTGGGACAGGACGTGAATGTGCTGATAGACACAAGCTGCACTCTGAACTTGATGTCCTCGCTGACTGTGGAGAGATTAGG CTTGAAAGAACTGGCCGTGGAGAACAAAATGGAGACAAGTGTCTTTCCGTTTCAAAGTAAACTCTGCATTCATGGTCACATCAAGGAGCTCAGCCTGACCATCGGACAGCTCAGGATAATGTGCTCATTTGCCATATTGG AATGTGACATGCCACTGATGTCACTGGGAAACAAGACACTTAAGTCCCTCAAG tGTGTAATTGACACTGAAAAGCAGACGTTAGTGTTTGGGACAGCTGTGAGAGAGCAAGTTCAGTTTGCTAAAACCCCACTCAGTGAAAG CTCCTCGGACATCAGAGACCTGAGATACTGA
- the znf143b gene encoding zinc finger protein 143 isoform X1 — MLLAQINRDSQGMAEFHDADGQPVTLCLAEAVAVGDGDQMENMDTVSLQAVTLADGSTAYIQHESKASFSDGQLMDGQVIQLEDGSAAYVRHVSMPKAGGDSLQLEDGQAVQLEDGTTAYIHTPKETYDQGGLQEVQLEDGSTAYIQHTVHMPQPNTILAIQADGTIADLQADAAAIDHETISVLEQYTTKVENIENPLGSYGRVEADNGVHMRIVLQGQDNRPARVSNVGEKSFRCEYEGCGKLYTTAHHLKVHERSHTGDKPYVCDFRGCGKKFATGYGLKSHSRTHTGEKPYRCQELNCCKSFKTSGDLQKHTRTHTGEKPFKCPVDGCGRSFTTSNIRKVHIRTHTGERPYYCSEPTCGRSFASATNYKNHMRIHTGEKPYVCTVPGCEKRFTEYSSLYKHHVVHTPCKPYNCNHCGKTYKQISTLAMHKRTTHNDTEPIEEEQEAYFEPPADAIDDPNCNYTTTVVGGEDSGSEQAPVESTDMVSQQHVALVKQEDGTQQQVSISEADLQAMGGTITMVTQEGTTITIPAHELAMQGAHSVTMVTTDGSDEQVAIMTPDMASFQSVEEAGYSQDHPVTLLATSNGTHIAVQLSDQPSLEEAIRIASRIQQGESPGLDD; from the exons ATGCTCTTGGCTCAGATAAATCGGGACTCGCAGGGAATGGCAGAGTTTCATGATGCAGATGGGCAGCCGGTCACACTCTGTCTGGCAGAGGCTGTGGCAGTCGGAG ATGGTGATCAGATGGAGAACATGGACACTGTGAGCCTGCAGGCTGTTACTCTTGCAGATGGATCCACTGCATACATCCAACATGAGTCCAAAGCTTCTTTTTCTGATGGGCAGCTCATGGATGGCCAGGTGATCCAACTGGAGGACGGCTCTGCTGCCTATGTTCGGCATGTGTCAATGCCTAAAGCAG GGGGTGACAGTTTACAGCTTGAAGATGGACAGGCAGTTCAGCTAGAGGATGGAACAACAgcctacatacacacacccaaAG AAACATATGACCAGGGTGGCCTCCAGGAAGTGCAGCTGGAGGATGGCAGTACAGCCTACATCCAGCACACGGTGCACATGCCCCAGCCCAACACCATCCTGGCCATCCAGGCTGATGGAACCATTGCAGACCTCCAGGCTGATGCCGCTGCCATAGACCACGAGACTATCAGTGTGTTGGAACAGTACACCACCAAG GTAGAGAATATCGAAAACCCTCTAGGATCATACGGCAGAGTGGAAGCAGACAATGGCGTTCACATGAGG ATTGTGTTACAGGGTCAAGACAACAGGCCAGCAAGAGTCTCGAATGTAGGAGAGAAGTCATTCCGTTGTGAATATGAGGGCTGTGGAAAGCTCTACACAACTGCCCACCATCTCAAG GTACATGAACGCTCGCACACTGGAGACAAACCATATGTCTGTGACTTCCGTGGCTGTGGAAAGAAATTTGCAACAG GGTATGGATTGAAGagtcactcacgcacacacacaggggaaaagCCATATAGATGTCAGGAACTGAACTGCTGCAAGTCCTTCAAAACCTCTGGTGACCTTCAGAAGCACACAAGGACTCATACAG GAGAGAAGCCTTTTAAATGTCCTGTAGATGGCTGTGGCAGGTCGTTCACCACGTCTAATATCCGCAAAGTTCATATCCGAACACACACTGGGGAGCGGCCATACTACTGCTCTGAGCCGACCTGTGGGCGGTCCTTTGCTAGTGCAACCAACTACAAGAACCATATGAGGATTCACACCG GAGAGAAACCATATGTGTGCACAGTGCCTGGGTGTGAGAAGCGGTTCACAGAATATTCCAGCCTTTACAAACACCATGTTGTTCATACACCCTGCAAACCTTACAACTGCAACCACTGTGGGAAAACCTACAAACAGATTTCCACACTTGCCATGCACAAACGCACAACCCACAACGACACCGAGCCTAtcgaggaggagcaggaggcgtACTTTGAACCACCGGCAG ATGCAATTGATGATCCAAATTGCAACTATACAACAACAGTGGTTGGGGGAGAGGACTCCGGCTCAGAGCAGGCTCCAGTGGAGAGCACTGACATGGTTAGTCAGCAACATGTTGCCTTGGTGAAACAGGAAGATGGGACACAACAGCAG GTCAGTATCTCGGAAGCGGACTTGCAAGCCATGGGTGGCACAATCACCATGGTAACCCAAGAAGGCACAACTATAACCATTCCTGCCCATGAGCTGGCAATGCAAGGGGCTCACTCAGTCACCATGGTAACAACAGATGGCTCAGATGAACAG GTGGCCATCATGACACCCGACATGGCCTCATTCCAATCTGTGGAGGAGGCAGGCTACAGTCAAGATCATCCTGTCACGTTACTGGCCACCTCCAATGGCACTCACATTGCTGTGCAG CTCAGTGATCAGCCTTCGCTGGAGGAAGCCATCAGAATAGCATCAAGAATACAACAAGGAGAGTCACCAGGCCTGGATGATTAA
- the wee1 gene encoding wee1-like protein kinase encodes MSSYSRQRHGSPSPKPRPIRQKLLFTSSDGEDEPIEDVNNSTGGESGFTELDSPMPVRRDPGEKLLDDGSSPLTRSVEDDEVELWDEEGFGSPSHQRSPASVISTTCSPSPRKTSQLYSGSPERSYVQDGGEGSSSPIPDCPDTPPHKTFRKLRLFDTPHTPKSLLSRARTLGSSSRRVSLFKNVESSGKPIADSSRRHQAPLVNFNPFTPDSLLIQSVTQQRVNRKRAHWNDSCGEDMEASDGEEEFLPPSKRLTMMESNMMSRYESEFLELEKIGCGEFGAVFKCVKRLDGCIYAVKRSKKPLAGSVDEQNALREVYAHAVLGQHPHVVRYYSAWAENDHMLIQNEYCSGGTLSDVIAENYRQLSYPSQLELKDLLLQVAQGLKYIHSTLLVHMDIKPSNIFISRKSVPSCDDCDDDDGPTTSVVYKIGDLGLVTRVNNPQVEEGDSRYLANEVLQENYSDLTKADIFALALTVVSASGAEPLPTNGDKWHEIRQGKLPNIPQVLSPEFISLLKLMIHPDPTRRPSAADLIKHPVLLTAARMSADQLRAELSAEKFKNALLQKELKKAQMARAAAEEKVLSTDRVLTRSTVQSNSRTSRLIGKKMNRSLSLTIY; translated from the exons atgtccaGCTACAGCCGTCAACGACATGGATCACCGTCCCCAAAGCCTCGACCAATTCGCCAgaagttattattcacgtcaAGCGATGGAGAGGACGAGCCTATTGAGGATGTTAACAACAGCACCGGTGGAGAGTCCGGCTTCACCGAGCTGGATTCCCCGATGCCCGTGCGACGGGATCCCGGCGAAAAGCTCCTGGATGACGGCAGCAGCCCTCTGACTCGGTCTGTTGAGGACGACGAAGTTGAACTGTGGGACGAGGAGGGTTTCGGGTCACCGTCTCACCAGCGGTCCCCCGCTAGTGTTATCTCAACTACCTGCTCACCATCACCGAGGAAAACGTCCCAACTGTACAGTGGTTCACCGGAGCGGTCCTACGTACAGGACGGCGGAGAAGGCTCCAGCTCTCCGATCCCAGACTGTCCAGACACTCCTCCGCACAAAACCTTTCGAAAACTCAGACTCTTCGACACCCCGCACACGCCGAAG AGTTTGCTGTCCAGAGCCAGGACCCTCGGATCCTCCAGCAGGAGAGTTTCCCTGTTCAAGAATGTGGAGTCCTCAGGAAAGCCAATCgcagacagcagcaggagacatCAGGCACCTCTGGTCAACTTTAACCCATTCACCCCTGACTCCCTCCTCATCCAGTCAGTCACACAGCAGAGAGTCAACAGAAAGCGGGCACACTGGAATGA CTCTTGTGGAGAAGACATGGAAGCAAGTGATGGTGAAGAGGAATTCCTTCCACCCTCAAAg AGGCTCACCATGATGGAAAGCAACATGATGTCCCGGTACGAATCGGAGTTCCTTGAACTAGAGAAGATTGGTTGTGGGGAGTTTGGAGCTGTGTTCAAGTGTGTGAAAAGACTTGATGGTTGCATCTATGCTGTCAAGAGGTCAAAGAAACCTTTGGCGGGATCAGTAGACGA GCAGAACGCCTTGCGAGAAGTATACGCCCATGCTGTGCTGGGCCAACATCCACATGTGGTGCGTTACTACTCAGCCTGGGCCGAGAACGACCACATGCTTATTCAGAACGAGTACTGCAGCGGTGGCACACTGTCTGACGTCATTGCAGAGAACTATAGGCAACTCAGCTACCCATCACAGCTGGAGCTGAAAGATCTACTGCTTCAAGTCGCACAGGGGCTCAAATATATTCACTCAACATTGCTCGTACACATGGACATCAAGCCCA GCAACATCTTTATTTCTCGCAAATCTGTACCAAGctgtgatgattgtgatgatgatgatggcccAACCACCAGTGTTGTCTACAAAATTG GTGATCTTGGTCTTGTGACAAGAGTGAACAATCCACAGGTGGAGGAGGGTGACAGCAGATACCTGGCCAATGAAGTTTTGCAAGAG AATTACAGTGATCTGACAAAAGCAGACATCTTTGCTCTGGCTCTGACTGTTGTCAGCGCCTCTGGGGCTGAGCCTCTTCCCACAAATGGAGACAAGTGGCATGAAATCCGACAGGGAAAACTGCCCAACATCCCTCAAGTTCTTTCACCTGAGTTTATCAGTCTTCTGAAG CTCATGATCCACCCTGACCCAACCAGAAGACCATCAGCGGCTGACCTCATCAAACACCCGGTACTCCTCACTGCTGCCAGAATGAGTGCAGACCAGCTCAGAGCCGAACTCAGTGCCGAGAAGTTCAAGAATGCACTGCTACAAAA GGAGCTGAAAAAGGCCCAGATGGCCAGggctgcagcagaggagaaggtTTTGTCCACTGACAGGGTCCTGACCCGCTCCACAGTCCAGTCCAATTCCAGAACCTCCAGACTCATCGGAAAGAAGATGAATCGTTCGCTCAGCCTCACCATTTATTGA
- the znf143b gene encoding zinc finger protein 143 isoform X2, whose amino-acid sequence MLLAQINRDSQGMAEFHDADGQPVTLCLAEAVAVGDGDQMENMDTVSLQAVTLADGSTAYIQHESKASFSDGQLMDGQVIQLEDGSAAYVRHVSMPKAGGDSLQLEDGQAVQLEDGTTAYIHTPKETYDQGGLQEVQLEDGSTAYIQHTVHMPQPNTILAIQADGTIADLQADAAAIDHETISVLEQYTTKVENIENPLGSYGRVEADNGVHMRIVLQGQDNRPARVSNVGEKSFRCEYEGCGKLYTTAHHLKVHERSHTGDKPYVCDFRGCGKKFATGYGLKSHSRTHTGEKPYRCQELNCCKSFKTSGDLQKHTRTHTGEKPFKCPVDGCGRSFTTSNIRKVHIRTHTGERPYYCSEPTCGRSFASATNYKNHMRIHTGEKPYVCTVPGCEKRFTEYSSLYKHHVVHTPCKPYNCNHCGKTYKQISTLAMHKRTTHNDTEPIEEEQEAYFEPPADAIDDPNCNYTTTVVGGEDSGSEQAPVESTDMVSQQHVALVKQEDGTQQQVSISEADLQAMGGTITMVTQEGTTITIPAHELAMQGAHSVTMVTTDGSDEQVHNCVAIMTPDMASFQSVEEAGYSQDHPVTLLATSNGTHIAVQLSDQPSLEEAIRIASRIQQGESPGLDD is encoded by the exons ATGCTCTTGGCTCAGATAAATCGGGACTCGCAGGGAATGGCAGAGTTTCATGATGCAGATGGGCAGCCGGTCACACTCTGTCTGGCAGAGGCTGTGGCAGTCGGAG ATGGTGATCAGATGGAGAACATGGACACTGTGAGCCTGCAGGCTGTTACTCTTGCAGATGGATCCACTGCATACATCCAACATGAGTCCAAAGCTTCTTTTTCTGATGGGCAGCTCATGGATGGCCAGGTGATCCAACTGGAGGACGGCTCTGCTGCCTATGTTCGGCATGTGTCAATGCCTAAAGCAG GGGGTGACAGTTTACAGCTTGAAGATGGACAGGCAGTTCAGCTAGAGGATGGAACAACAgcctacatacacacacccaaAG AAACATATGACCAGGGTGGCCTCCAGGAAGTGCAGCTGGAGGATGGCAGTACAGCCTACATCCAGCACACGGTGCACATGCCCCAGCCCAACACCATCCTGGCCATCCAGGCTGATGGAACCATTGCAGACCTCCAGGCTGATGCCGCTGCCATAGACCACGAGACTATCAGTGTGTTGGAACAGTACACCACCAAG GTAGAGAATATCGAAAACCCTCTAGGATCATACGGCAGAGTGGAAGCAGACAATGGCGTTCACATGAGG ATTGTGTTACAGGGTCAAGACAACAGGCCAGCAAGAGTCTCGAATGTAGGAGAGAAGTCATTCCGTTGTGAATATGAGGGCTGTGGAAAGCTCTACACAACTGCCCACCATCTCAAG GTACATGAACGCTCGCACACTGGAGACAAACCATATGTCTGTGACTTCCGTGGCTGTGGAAAGAAATTTGCAACAG GGTATGGATTGAAGagtcactcacgcacacacacaggggaaaagCCATATAGATGTCAGGAACTGAACTGCTGCAAGTCCTTCAAAACCTCTGGTGACCTTCAGAAGCACACAAGGACTCATACAG GAGAGAAGCCTTTTAAATGTCCTGTAGATGGCTGTGGCAGGTCGTTCACCACGTCTAATATCCGCAAAGTTCATATCCGAACACACACTGGGGAGCGGCCATACTACTGCTCTGAGCCGACCTGTGGGCGGTCCTTTGCTAGTGCAACCAACTACAAGAACCATATGAGGATTCACACCG GAGAGAAACCATATGTGTGCACAGTGCCTGGGTGTGAGAAGCGGTTCACAGAATATTCCAGCCTTTACAAACACCATGTTGTTCATACACCCTGCAAACCTTACAACTGCAACCACTGTGGGAAAACCTACAAACAGATTTCCACACTTGCCATGCACAAACGCACAACCCACAACGACACCGAGCCTAtcgaggaggagcaggaggcgtACTTTGAACCACCGGCAG ATGCAATTGATGATCCAAATTGCAACTATACAACAACAGTGGTTGGGGGAGAGGACTCCGGCTCAGAGCAGGCTCCAGTGGAGAGCACTGACATGGTTAGTCAGCAACATGTTGCCTTGGTGAAACAGGAAGATGGGACACAACAGCAG GTCAGTATCTCGGAAGCGGACTTGCAAGCCATGGGTGGCACAATCACCATGGTAACCCAAGAAGGCACAACTATAACCATTCCTGCCCATGAGCTGGCAATGCAAGGGGCTCACTCAGTCACCATGGTAACAACAGATGGCTCAGATGAACAGGTACACAACTGT GTGGCCATCATGACACCCGACATGGCCTCATTCCAATCTGTGGAGGAGGCAGGCTACAGTCAAGATCATCCTGTCACGTTACTGGCCACCTCCAATGGCACTCACATTGCTGTGCAG CTCAGTGATCAGCCTTCGCTGGAGGAAGCCATCAGAATAGCATCAAGAATACAACAAGGAGAGTCACCAGGCCTGGATGATTAA